The Bubalus kerabau isolate K-KA32 ecotype Philippines breed swamp buffalo chromosome X, PCC_UOA_SB_1v2, whole genome shotgun sequence genome has a segment encoding these proteins:
- the LOC129638984 gene encoding ARL14 effector protein-like, whose amino-acid sequence MSEQAEKSSSVRERPARQSSPEKPSEKELKQMKWLDRQLKRLSFQNPGPRVANFNPEIRQQIKKGQMAKKNEFVSVKRKVNKYDKKGRLTFNKADLCDCLDEGCMGCFYPCPKCNSTKCGPTCRRNRRWAYDTIVDENGEVISKMPFDLSD is encoded by the coding sequence ATGAGTGAACAAGCAGAAAAGAGCAGTTCCGTGCGAGAGAGACCTGCACGTCAGagttctcctgagaaaccaagTGAGAAGGAACTGAAgcaaatgaaatggttggatcgGCAGTTAAAACGGTTGTCATTTCAAAATCCTGGGCCTCGGGTAGCCAACTTTAATCCCGAAATAAGGCAGCAGATCAAGAAAGGGCAAATGGCAAAGAAGAATGAGTTTGTTTCTGTAAAACGCAAAGTCAACAAGTATGACAAAAAGGGCAGGCTCACCTTCAATAAGGCTGACCTGTGTGACTGCCTTGATGAAGGCTGCATGGGTTGCTTCTACCCGTGCCCCAAGTGTAACTCCACCAAGTGCGGGCCCACTTGCCGCCGCAACCGCCGCTGGGCCTACGACACCATAGTCGATGAGAATGGGGAGGTCATCAGCAAGATGCCATTCGACCTCTCCGACTAG